One Phycisphaera mikurensis NBRC 102666 DNA window includes the following coding sequences:
- a CDS encoding metal ABC transporter permease, with translation MDFLASWPLFLRPYLLTLTAAALLSLVGVVAAARRQVFVAAAVAQASTLGYALFGLFAGGSVISGLSLALRDALSVAAAVLAAALTMLGGAGLREGSRLDADELTAAVFILGGAGSVLALSGAPAGMEQLRRLQASSVIGASTPDVVALAVLLIAAAAFLLVRHRALVLVLTDPVLAAAIGLRLWAWNLGLAVACGLTLGLAVRSTGVLYAFAVLALPVMIAKQFSGRVRDLLVAAPAVAVGCGLLGLYLAYDFDLPPGQVIAVLLCLLLTLAALARTAWEAAAAGPA, from the coding sequence ATGGATTTTCTCGCCTCGTGGCCGCTGTTCCTGCGGCCGTACCTCCTGACGCTGACGGCGGCGGCGCTGCTCTCGCTGGTGGGCGTGGTGGCGGCGGCCCGGCGGCAGGTCTTCGTCGCGGCCGCGGTGGCGCAGGCCTCCACGCTCGGCTACGCCCTCTTCGGCCTCTTCGCCGGCGGCAGCGTGATCAGCGGCCTCTCCCTGGCGCTGCGGGACGCGCTGAGCGTGGCGGCCGCAGTGCTCGCCGCGGCGCTCACGATGCTCGGCGGCGCCGGCCTGCGGGAGGGCTCGCGTCTCGACGCCGACGAGCTCACCGCGGCGGTCTTCATCCTCGGCGGCGCGGGCTCGGTGTTGGCGCTTTCGGGTGCGCCGGCGGGGATGGAGCAGCTGCGCCGGCTGCAGGCCTCCTCGGTCATCGGCGCCAGCACGCCGGACGTGGTCGCGCTGGCGGTGCTGCTGATCGCGGCCGCGGCCTTCCTGCTGGTCCGCCACCGCGCGCTGGTGCTGGTGCTGACCGACCCCGTGCTCGCCGCGGCCATCGGCCTGAGGCTGTGGGCGTGGAACCTGGGCTTGGCGGTCGCCTGCGGGCTCACGCTGGGCCTGGCCGTCCGTTCCACCGGTGTGCTCTACGCCTTCGCGGTGCTGGCGCTGCCGGTGATGATCGCCAAGCAGTTCAGCGGCCGCGTGCGGGATCTGCTGGTCGCCGCCCCGGCGGTCGCGGTGGGCTGCGGCTTGCTCGGGCTGTACCTCGCCTACGACTTCGACCTCCCGCCCGGGCAGGTCATCGCCGTGCTGCTGTGCCTGCTGCTCACGCTGGCGGCGCTGGCCCGCACGGCCTGGGAGGCGGCGGCGGCGGGTCCGGCCTGA
- a CDS encoding metal ABC transporter ATP-binding protein has product MIATASPAAAPTRQSGDPEVEADTLLFGLRDASLGYGGKVVLRGVNLQVRAGEFWCLLGPNGEGKTTLVKTLLGALRPRRGQLHREPAVFRRGRVSYVPQRCESNPVLPTSVLEFVGGGLVGVRADAARRAGRLRRALALVGLASAARRNFWTLSGGQRQRAMVARALVRDPRLLVLDEPVAGLDFSAAASVLAVLRDLHQTWGVTIVLVTHELETAKRHATHAALFRGGAVAAGPAGELLTEERLAATFGVAAAGVEVDAAAGSAAAAAAVSVPELPPPARPAPVENAAP; this is encoded by the coding sequence GTGATCGCGACGGCTTCCCCCGCGGCCGCGCCGACGCGGCAAAGCGGCGACCCCGAGGTCGAGGCCGACACGCTGCTGTTCGGCCTCCGCGACGCCTCGCTGGGCTACGGCGGCAAGGTCGTGCTTCGCGGCGTGAACCTCCAGGTGCGGGCGGGCGAGTTCTGGTGCCTGCTGGGACCCAACGGCGAGGGCAAGACCACGCTGGTGAAGACCCTGCTGGGGGCGCTGCGCCCGCGGCGGGGCCAGCTGCACCGCGAGCCCGCGGTCTTCCGCCGCGGGCGCGTGAGCTACGTGCCGCAGCGCTGCGAGTCCAACCCGGTGCTGCCCACGTCCGTGCTGGAGTTCGTGGGAGGCGGGCTGGTCGGCGTCCGGGCCGACGCCGCCCGCCGCGCCGGTCGCCTCCGGCGGGCGCTGGCGCTGGTGGGCCTCGCCTCCGCGGCTCGCCGCAACTTCTGGACGCTCTCCGGCGGCCAACGGCAGCGGGCGATGGTCGCCCGCGCCCTGGTCCGCGACCCACGGCTGCTGGTGCTCGACGAGCCCGTCGCCGGGCTGGACTTCTCCGCCGCTGCGTCGGTGCTGGCCGTGCTGCGGGACCTCCACCAGACCTGGGGCGTCACGATCGTCCTGGTCACCCACGAGCTGGAGACCGCGAAGCGGCACGCCACCCACGCGGCGCTCTTCCGCGGCGGGGCCGTCGCCGCCGGGCCCGCCGGGGAGCTGCTCACCGAGGAGCGCCTCGCGGCGACCTTCGGCGTGGCCGCGGCCGGCGTGGAGGTCGACGCGGCGGCCGGATCCGCCGCGGCCGCCGCGGCGGTGAGCGTCCCGGAGCTCCCGCCGCCGGCCCGGCCGGCTCCCGTGGAGAACGCGGCCCCGTGA
- a CDS encoding metal ABC transporter substrate-binding protein, with the protein MPETQTSRSISSSRLRATLLALLVGLVTAETRARAEPLRVCATATDARALVEVVGGDAVEVTGFVAGPDDPHVVEPTRSMIEALARADLLVVVGLGLEQAWLPGMLATAGRADFVGEGQRRLDLSSNLRTVAGPEGRGVPGSFHPEDNPHFLADPVEGVKAAAAIADRLSALRPEEEDGFRARYRGFAGEVMAAMLGAEMAAAHGPEDFEALCIAIERGELAAHLREHGSAEGSAGGPPPRFGGWLAAYEPFQNRTAIGDHDLWPYFARRYGIRVLGYMEPEPGLPPTAPHLAGLVAEMKEAGCRVILSVQYFDPRHARFVSEATGAVQAELANQPGGREGTGSYLEFVNHNAGELLAALRRAYGPEARP; encoded by the coding sequence ATGCCCGAAACCCAGACTTCACGCTCCATCTCCTCCTCTCGCCTCCGAGCGACGCTTCTCGCCCTGCTCGTCGGGCTCGTCACCGCCGAGACCCGCGCGCGCGCTGAGCCGCTGCGGGTGTGCGCGACGGCCACCGACGCCCGCGCTCTCGTGGAGGTGGTGGGCGGCGACGCGGTGGAGGTCACCGGCTTCGTGGCCGGCCCCGACGACCCGCACGTGGTCGAGCCGACCCGCTCGATGATCGAGGCGCTGGCCCGGGCGGACCTCCTGGTCGTCGTCGGCCTCGGGCTCGAGCAGGCGTGGCTGCCGGGGATGCTCGCCACGGCCGGCCGGGCCGACTTCGTCGGCGAGGGGCAGCGGCGGCTGGACCTTTCCTCGAACCTGCGCACCGTCGCCGGGCCAGAGGGCCGCGGGGTGCCCGGCTCCTTCCACCCCGAGGACAACCCGCACTTCCTCGCCGACCCGGTGGAGGGCGTGAAGGCCGCCGCCGCCATCGCCGACCGGCTCTCGGCGCTGCGGCCTGAGGAGGAGGACGGATTCAGGGCCCGCTACCGCGGCTTCGCCGGGGAGGTGATGGCCGCGATGCTGGGCGCGGAGATGGCCGCCGCCCACGGGCCGGAGGATTTCGAAGCGCTGTGCATCGCCATCGAGCGGGGCGAACTCGCGGCGCACCTCCGCGAGCACGGATCCGCCGAGGGCTCGGCGGGCGGGCCCCCTCCGCGGTTCGGCGGCTGGCTGGCCGCGTACGAGCCGTTCCAGAACCGCACCGCCATCGGCGACCACGACCTCTGGCCCTACTTCGCCCGCCGGTACGGCATCCGGGTGCTCGGCTACATGGAGCCCGAGCCGGGGCTTCCGCCCACCGCCCCGCACCTCGCCGGTCTCGTCGCGGAGATGAAGGAGGCGGGCTGCCGGGTCATCCTCTCGGTGCAGTACTTCGATCCGCGGCACGCCCGCTTCGTGAGCGAGGCGACCGGTGCCGTGCAAGCCGAGCTCGCGAACCAGCCCGGCGGGCGCGAGGGCACGGGCAGCTACCTGGAGTTCGTGAACCACAACGCCGGCGAGCTGCTCGCGGCGCTGCGGCGGGCGTACGGCCCGGAGGCCCGCCCGTGA
- a CDS encoding GTP-binding protein — protein sequence MKKLPVTVLSGYLGAGKTTLLNHVLCNREGLRVAVIVNDMSEVNIDEGLIRDGGAELSRTEEKMVELSNGCICCTLREDLIVEVDQLARSGRFDHLLIESTGISEPMPVAATFSFRDEDGRSLADVAELDTMVTVVDALNFFEDYDSLDGLRDREQSLGQDDQRTLVHLLTDQVEFANVIVVNKASDATEEVLGCLDGVLRKLNPTARILHADRGRVAPGALLGTGLYDEEAASEMPGWLQELNGHHVPETEEYGISSFVYRARRPFHPERLLAAAGGGVMRDVIRSKGYAWLATRPQYCTAWHTAGRTFGIERAGYWFASIPREQWPDDPELLAWVAQRWDDEIGGDCRQELVFIGVGMDERAIRDALDGCLLTDAEHAGGPEAWMRFPDPLPDWDQPAGLDDGPAEPAGAESQPAEPVAAARAPSADAPLRGASAPGG from the coding sequence ATGAAGAAACTCCCCGTGACCGTGCTCTCCGGCTACCTCGGCGCCGGCAAGACGACCCTGCTCAACCACGTCCTCTGCAACCGCGAGGGCCTACGCGTGGCGGTGATCGTCAACGACATGTCGGAGGTCAACATCGACGAGGGTCTGATCCGCGACGGCGGCGCCGAGCTGTCGCGGACCGAGGAGAAGATGGTGGAGCTCTCCAATGGCTGCATCTGCTGCACGCTGCGGGAGGACCTCATCGTGGAAGTCGACCAGCTCGCCCGCAGCGGTCGCTTCGACCACCTGCTCATCGAGAGCACCGGCATCAGCGAGCCGATGCCCGTGGCGGCGACCTTCAGCTTCCGCGACGAGGACGGACGCAGCCTCGCCGACGTCGCCGAGCTGGACACGATGGTCACCGTCGTGGACGCGCTGAACTTCTTCGAGGACTACGACAGCCTCGACGGCCTCCGCGACCGGGAGCAATCGCTCGGGCAGGACGACCAGCGGACGCTGGTCCACCTGCTGACCGACCAGGTGGAGTTCGCCAACGTGATCGTCGTCAACAAGGCGTCCGACGCGACCGAGGAGGTGCTCGGCTGCCTCGACGGGGTGCTCCGGAAGCTCAACCCCACCGCGCGGATCCTCCACGCCGACCGCGGCCGGGTCGCTCCGGGCGCGCTGCTCGGCACGGGGCTCTACGACGAGGAGGCGGCCAGCGAGATGCCCGGCTGGCTCCAGGAGCTCAACGGCCACCACGTGCCCGAGACTGAGGAGTACGGGATCTCCAGCTTCGTGTACCGGGCTCGCCGCCCGTTTCACCCGGAGCGCCTCCTCGCGGCGGCGGGCGGCGGGGTCATGCGGGACGTGATCCGTAGCAAGGGCTACGCCTGGCTGGCGACGCGGCCGCAGTACTGCACCGCCTGGCACACCGCGGGCCGGACCTTCGGCATCGAGAGAGCCGGGTACTGGTTCGCCTCCATCCCGCGGGAGCAGTGGCCGGACGACCCCGAGCTGCTCGCTTGGGTCGCCCAGCGGTGGGACGACGAGATCGGCGGGGACTGCCGGCAGGAGCTGGTCTTCATCGGCGTGGGCATGGACGAGCGGGCGATCCGCGACGCGCTCGACGGCTGCCTGCTCACCGATGCCGAGCACGCCGGCGGGCCCGAGGCCTGGATGCGCTTCCCGGACCCGCTGCCGGATTGGGACCAGCCGGCCGGGCTCGACGATGGCCCCGCGGAGCCCGCCGGCGCCGAAAGCCAGCCGGCGGAGCCGGTGGCGGCGGCACGTGCTCCGTCCGCGGACGCCCCGCTCCGCGGTGCCTCCGCCCCGGGCGGCTGA
- a CDS encoding SPFH domain-containing protein, whose translation MSNDVPQELSYRRATNAAWVGLATSLALWLLAAAVSVWTGSQALNAAAWHLLGGALVWGSVWLIYQQHRLERAEALEAEELSADTETASMFAEGGQSLELAKRRLETLYRVGINVVSLTLAAFLLVAGGMLLYGAVRSIRRVPGEDADFTGLLELSLANPAAGGLPVLLVAAAMALVGFLIARYTAGMTRAPIWSLLRGGAAYLMGNVVVLVGIAIAAAIELTGNRWGYAVMTLAVPAVMIVLGLEVLFSLLLSVYRPQSARTAASGEVADGVPATPHPGERSRAAFDSRLLGWLTRPESLGRIVAETLDYQFGFDVSRSGVYTMARKALLPLLGLAAVIMLTLSSVVIVPPQQQAVVTQLGKLPEDAIRDPGISFKAPWPLASAERYDTSEIRSFSVGSIAEGKRTGQALLWTNTHVEGGERYLVSAAARGAASRSQRESRDAADASGGAEDRRAVAAGLVGGELVIHWRIRDLAAYLDPASPRRPQRLLEMIADEELTAYVAARDIDTLLTTARLDRDNTLREAIQQRVDGIGIEIVYAGLFGVHPPQDGDVAQAFLRVVTALLTQRTAVTEAETNRVGLLSAVAGSVEQARRIDRAITELEASEPGPEERDAAVANVQRLIDGAGGDAARVLAEARAERWRLALSEEGLSSSFAFDVSAFRRAPAYYRARRYLDTLAAAMPGVRKIVTAIQPAGDEPVFRLNLEDEQSGLDSFLGGE comes from the coding sequence ATGTCCAACGACGTCCCTCAGGAACTCTCGTACCGACGCGCCACCAACGCCGCGTGGGTCGGCCTCGCCACCTCGCTGGCCCTCTGGTTGCTCGCCGCCGCCGTGTCGGTCTGGACCGGTTCGCAGGCGCTCAACGCGGCCGCGTGGCACCTGCTCGGCGGGGCCCTGGTCTGGGGGAGCGTGTGGCTGATCTACCAGCAGCACCGCCTCGAGCGGGCCGAAGCCCTCGAAGCCGAGGAGCTGTCCGCCGACACCGAAACGGCCTCGATGTTCGCCGAGGGCGGCCAGTCGCTGGAGCTGGCGAAGCGGCGGCTCGAGACGCTCTACCGGGTGGGCATCAACGTCGTCTCCTTGACGCTGGCGGCCTTCCTGCTCGTCGCCGGCGGGATGCTGCTCTACGGGGCCGTCCGCTCGATCCGCCGGGTCCCCGGCGAAGACGCCGACTTCACCGGCCTGCTGGAGCTGAGCCTGGCCAATCCCGCGGCGGGCGGCCTGCCGGTCCTGCTGGTCGCCGCCGCGATGGCGCTGGTCGGGTTCCTCATCGCCCGTTACACGGCCGGCATGACGCGGGCGCCGATCTGGAGCCTGCTCCGCGGCGGCGCGGCCTACCTCATGGGCAACGTCGTCGTGCTCGTGGGCATCGCGATCGCGGCGGCGATCGAGCTCACGGGGAACCGCTGGGGCTACGCGGTGATGACGCTGGCGGTGCCGGCGGTGATGATCGTGCTCGGCCTGGAGGTGCTGTTCTCGCTGCTCCTGAGCGTCTACCGGCCCCAGTCGGCCCGGACGGCGGCGAGCGGTGAGGTCGCGGACGGCGTGCCCGCGACGCCGCACCCCGGCGAGCGTTCGCGGGCGGCCTTCGATTCGCGGCTGCTCGGCTGGCTCACGCGGCCCGAGTCGCTGGGGCGAATCGTCGCCGAGACGCTGGATTACCAGTTCGGCTTCGACGTCAGCCGCTCGGGTGTGTACACGATGGCCCGCAAGGCGTTGCTGCCGCTGCTGGGGCTGGCGGCGGTGATCATGCTCACGCTCTCGAGCGTGGTGATCGTCCCGCCGCAGCAGCAGGCGGTGGTGACGCAGCTGGGCAAGCTGCCCGAGGACGCCATCCGCGATCCCGGCATCTCCTTCAAGGCGCCCTGGCCGCTGGCCTCCGCCGAACGCTACGACACCAGCGAGATCCGCAGCTTCTCGGTGGGCTCCATCGCCGAAGGCAAGCGGACCGGGCAGGCGCTGCTGTGGACGAACACCCACGTCGAGGGCGGGGAGCGGTACCTCGTGAGTGCGGCGGCCCGCGGCGCGGCGAGCCGCTCGCAGCGCGAGTCCCGCGACGCCGCGGACGCGTCGGGCGGTGCCGAAGACCGCCGCGCGGTGGCGGCGGGCCTGGTCGGCGGCGAGCTGGTGATCCACTGGCGGATCCGCGACCTCGCGGCCTACCTCGACCCCGCTTCCCCGCGGCGCCCTCAGCGCCTCCTGGAGATGATCGCCGACGAGGAGCTGACCGCCTACGTCGCCGCCCGGGACATCGACACGCTCCTCACCACCGCGCGGCTCGACCGCGACAACACGCTCCGGGAGGCGATCCAGCAGCGGGTGGACGGCATCGGCATCGAGATCGTCTACGCCGGGCTCTTCGGCGTTCACCCGCCGCAGGACGGCGACGTGGCGCAGGCCTTCCTCCGCGTGGTGACGGCGCTGCTGACCCAGCGGACCGCGGTCACCGAGGCCGAGACCAACCGCGTGGGCCTGCTCTCGGCCGTGGCGGGCAGCGTGGAGCAGGCCCGGCGGATCGACCGCGCGATCACCGAGCTCGAGGCCTCCGAGCCCGGCCCCGAGGAGCGGGACGCCGCCGTGGCCAACGTCCAGCGGCTGATCGACGGCGCCGGAGGCGACGCCGCCCGCGTGCTCGCCGAGGCGCGGGCCGAGCGTTGGCGGCTGGCCCTCTCCGAGGAGGGTCTGTCCAGCAGCTTCGCGTTCGACGTCAGCGCTTTCCGGCGGGCCCCGGCCTACTACCGCGCCCGCCGCTACCTCGACACCCTCGCCGCCGCGATGCCGGGCGTCCGCAAGATCGTCACGGCGATCCAGCCCGCCGGCGACGAGCCGGTCTTCCGGCTGAATCTGGAGGACGAGCAGTCGGGGTTGGATTCGTTCTTGGGGGGGGAGTGA
- the hflC gene encoding protease modulator HflC, producing the protein MRNKATFFTGLVVFLALLCYTVSYTVRYDETAVVTFLEKAGPDALKEPGFGLKAPWPLSKVYTYPRKVQVLEDVQQQIQTSDGKSVIVGLYVAWTIDQPLTFFRTVKTIDQATERLQALTGELPAVITQYRFDQLVNPDPSQIKLDEIEERAREVLAERATNYGVAVADVGVRELELPEAVTQNVFAAMRSTRESLAANAEQEGQARANQIQTEATSVGDRILAFAEREATAIRAEGQRDAVEQFDVFAEEPELAIFLRQMQMLREVLPYRTTFILDANELEALSPLRAEQADGEGGQQ; encoded by the coding sequence ATGCGCAACAAGGCAACCTTCTTCACCGGCCTCGTCGTTTTCCTGGCGTTGCTCTGCTACACGGTCAGCTACACCGTTCGCTACGACGAGACGGCGGTGGTGACCTTCCTGGAGAAGGCCGGGCCGGACGCGCTCAAGGAGCCGGGCTTCGGGCTCAAGGCGCCCTGGCCGCTGTCGAAGGTCTACACCTACCCGCGCAAGGTGCAGGTGCTCGAGGACGTGCAGCAGCAGATCCAGACCAGCGACGGCAAATCGGTGATCGTGGGGCTGTACGTCGCCTGGACGATCGACCAGCCGCTGACCTTCTTCCGCACGGTCAAGACGATCGATCAAGCCACCGAGCGGCTGCAGGCCCTCACCGGTGAGCTCCCGGCGGTCATCACCCAGTACCGCTTCGACCAGCTGGTGAATCCGGATCCCTCTCAGATCAAGCTCGACGAGATCGAGGAGCGGGCCCGCGAGGTGCTCGCCGAGCGGGCGACCAACTACGGCGTGGCCGTGGCCGATGTCGGTGTCCGGGAGCTGGAGCTCCCCGAGGCGGTCACCCAGAACGTCTTCGCGGCCATGCGGTCGACGCGGGAGTCGCTCGCGGCCAACGCCGAGCAGGAGGGCCAGGCCCGCGCCAACCAGATCCAGACCGAGGCGACCAGCGTCGGCGATCGCATCCTCGCCTTCGCCGAGCGTGAGGCGACCGCCATCCGGGCCGAGGGCCAGCGGGACGCGGTGGAGCAGTTCGACGTCTTCGCCGAGGAGCCCGAGCTGGCGATCTTCCTCCGCCAGATGCAGATGCTCCGCGAGGTCCTGCCCTACCGCACCACCTTCATCCTCGACGCGAACGAGCTCGAGGCGCTCTCGCCCCTGCGGGCGGAGCAGGCCGACGGGGAGGGGGGGCAGCAATGA
- a CDS encoding SPFH domain-containing protein: protein MSEHDPHAEGTPPPVDGSPPAGDPPAAPDAPPSEAAPIAIRAPEAPDGGVDPGQQSLADALKVSFALLKVVMIGLVVLYALSGIYRVESQEQAVELFMGRIVGEGEERVKDEGFHLAWPFPLGAVIKVPTSTQTVNLNQAFLFEIRDQDRGRTYDELAAGGARGPLNPERDGSLITADNNLVHGVFRASYAITDAGDYITNVGDAANPRDRQRLADLLESVLRSSIIRAVAATPSDDFIGGRANQDVARRDAQATLDKLGTGITLNELTLERPTMPLPVRDAYNLVAQAENRRNEAVNTAETRRRELLGRAGGAAALPAPGGGDGPLVRLVKEYELASAANDQQEKRRLGEALSSAFRELRIDGGERGPLNLSGEAAGRINRAKTERTAAVQEITAEAEQFAKLLPRWRANPELFKQLTWARTRADIFSDGSDIETFLAPEGQLYLELNRDPDIQRQRERDRIATERAEREGRPG from the coding sequence ATGAGCGAGCACGATCCCCACGCAGAGGGCACCCCGCCGCCGGTCGACGGGAGCCCGCCCGCGGGCGACCCGCCGGCCGCGCCCGACGCGCCGCCGTCGGAGGCGGCGCCGATCGCGATCCGGGCGCCCGAGGCTCCCGACGGCGGCGTCGACCCCGGCCAGCAGTCCCTCGCCGATGCGCTGAAGGTCAGCTTTGCGCTGCTGAAGGTGGTGATGATCGGCCTGGTCGTCCTCTACGCGCTCTCGGGGATCTACCGCGTGGAGTCGCAGGAGCAGGCGGTCGAGCTGTTCATGGGCCGCATCGTCGGCGAGGGCGAAGAGCGGGTGAAGGACGAGGGATTCCATCTCGCCTGGCCCTTCCCGCTGGGCGCCGTCATCAAGGTGCCGACCTCGACGCAGACGGTGAACCTGAACCAGGCCTTCCTCTTTGAGATCCGCGATCAGGACCGGGGGCGCACCTACGACGAGCTCGCCGCCGGAGGCGCGCGCGGCCCGCTCAACCCCGAGCGAGACGGCTCGCTGATCACCGCCGACAACAACCTCGTGCACGGCGTCTTCCGGGCCAGCTACGCGATCACCGACGCCGGCGACTACATCACCAACGTCGGCGACGCCGCGAACCCCCGGGACCGTCAGCGGCTGGCCGACCTGCTCGAGAGCGTGCTGCGGTCGTCGATCATCCGGGCCGTGGCCGCCACGCCCAGCGACGACTTCATCGGCGGCCGGGCCAACCAGGACGTCGCCCGCCGCGACGCCCAGGCCACGCTGGACAAGCTGGGCACCGGCATCACGCTCAACGAGCTGACGCTGGAGCGGCCGACGATGCCGCTGCCGGTCCGCGACGCGTACAACCTCGTCGCCCAGGCGGAGAATCGCCGGAATGAGGCGGTCAACACCGCCGAGACCCGCCGCCGCGAGCTGCTGGGCCGGGCCGGCGGGGCGGCGGCACTGCCCGCACCCGGCGGCGGCGACGGCCCGCTGGTGCGCCTCGTCAAGGAGTACGAGCTGGCCAGCGCCGCCAACGATCAGCAAGAGAAGCGGCGGCTGGGCGAGGCGCTGTCCAGCGCGTTCCGCGAGCTTCGGATCGACGGCGGCGAGCGGGGTCCGCTGAATCTCTCCGGTGAGGCCGCCGGCCGCATCAACCGGGCCAAGACCGAACGAACCGCCGCCGTGCAGGAGATCACCGCCGAGGCCGAGCAGTTCGCCAAGCTGCTGCCGCGCTGGCGGGCCAACCCCGAGCTGTTCAAGCAGCTCACCTGGGCCCGCACGCGCGCGGACATCTTCTCCGACGGCAGCGACATCGAGACCTTCCTCGCCCCCGAGGGCCAGCTCTACCTCGAGCTCAACCGCGACCCCGACATCCAGCGCCAGCGCGAACGCGACCGCATCGCCACCGAACGCGCCGAGCGCGAGGGGAGACCGGGGTGA
- a CDS encoding ABC transporter ATP-binding protein — MSNPAPPHIVCQKLSKTFKDFWMRDRVKAVDAVDLEVRPGEVFGLLGPNGSGKSTTIKMILGLLHPSSGRVQVLGRSPRDTEAKEQLGYLPEESYLYRFLSARETLEYYGKLFGIDRRTRLNRIDMLLEMVGLDKVQRRPIGEYSKGMQRRIGLAQALINDPKLLVLDEPTTGMDPIGTRQIKDLILRLKESGKTVLLCSHLLGDVEDVTDRCAIMFGGRVRKAGTIDELLARQDETQIVTHALSSEEEEQAVTALESRGLTDVSIRRGRQKLETLFLDMVTQAQAEGVATAGAGNAGTVATFLTERHADAADAKPGSSATVLDDLVQDEPEEPAKREVVVEEVKPQPDAAVLSNLAEDNPRTEPEKAPEPPRSADPPKKPADRSVLDDLL; from the coding sequence ATGTCGAACCCCGCCCCCCCCCACATCGTCTGCCAGAAGCTGTCCAAGACGTTCAAAGACTTCTGGATGCGGGACCGCGTCAAGGCGGTGGACGCGGTGGACCTGGAGGTCCGGCCCGGCGAGGTCTTCGGGCTGCTCGGGCCCAACGGCTCGGGCAAGTCGACCACCATCAAGATGATCCTCGGCCTGCTGCACCCGAGCTCCGGCCGGGTCCAGGTGCTCGGCCGCAGCCCGCGCGACACCGAGGCGAAGGAGCAGCTGGGCTACCTGCCCGAGGAGAGCTACCTCTACCGCTTCCTCTCCGCGCGGGAGACGCTGGAGTACTACGGCAAGCTGTTCGGGATCGACCGCCGCACGCGGCTCAACCGCATCGACATGCTGCTGGAGATGGTCGGCCTGGACAAGGTCCAGCGGCGGCCGATCGGCGAGTACTCCAAGGGCATGCAGCGGCGCATCGGTCTGGCCCAGGCGCTCATCAACGACCCCAAGCTGCTCGTCCTCGACGAGCCGACCACGGGCATGGACCCGATCGGCACGCGGCAGATCAAGGACCTCATCCTGCGGCTCAAGGAGAGCGGCAAGACGGTGCTGCTGTGCAGCCACCTGCTCGGCGACGTGGAGGACGTGACCGACCGCTGCGCCATCATGTTCGGCGGCCGGGTGCGGAAGGCCGGCACGATCGACGAGCTGCTCGCCCGCCAGGACGAGACGCAGATCGTGACCCACGCGTTGTCTTCGGAGGAAGAGGAGCAGGCCGTCACCGCGCTGGAGTCCCGCGGCCTCACCGACGTCTCGATCCGGCGCGGCCGCCAGAAGCTCGAGACGCTCTTCCTGGACATGGTCACCCAGGCCCAGGCCGAGGGCGTCGCCACCGCCGGCGCCGGCAACGCGGGCACCGTCGCCACCTTCCTCACCGAACGCCACGCCGACGCCGCGGACGCCAAGCCCGGCTCCTCCGCCACCGTCCTCGACGACCTCGTCCAGGACGAGCCCGAGGAGCCGGCCAAGCGGGAAGTCGTCGTCGAAGAGGTCAAGCCCCAGCCCGATGCCGCCGTCCTCTCCAACCTCGCCGAAGACAACCCGCGGACCGAGCCCGAAAAAGCCCCCGAACCTCCACGGTCCGCGGATCCCCCCAAGAAGCCCGCCGACCGCTCCGTCCTCGACGATCTGCTTTGA